One region of Acidovorax sp. T1 genomic DNA includes:
- the rpmH gene encoding 50S ribosomal protein L34 produces the protein MKRTYQPSKTRRARTHGFLVRMKTRGGRAVINARRAKGRKRLAV, from the coding sequence ATGAAACGTACTTACCAGCCATCCAAGACGCGCCGCGCGCGCACCCACGGTTTCCTCGTCCGCATGAAGACCCGCGGCGGCCGCGCCGTGATCAACGCACGCCGCGCCAAGGGCCGCAAGCGCCTGGCCGTCTGA